Proteins from a single region of Longimicrobiaceae bacterium:
- a CDS encoding sigma-70 family RNA polymerase sigma factor, with translation MVDTDAALVGRAREGDAGAFETLVRRHLKAAYAVALAQLGEPADAEDAVQDAFVAALKRIEECRSPDQFGAWLCAIVRNRARDRRRFESVRGALPLDAAANTACGDDPLRDAEESQVRTDLLAAMEGLTPLQREVVLLYDWEGWSHKEIGARLGISSGSARVHLFNARRALRGWLAGRHMEKP, from the coding sequence GAGGGCGACGCGGGCGCCTTCGAGACGCTGGTGCGCAGGCACCTGAAGGCGGCGTACGCGGTGGCGCTCGCCCAGCTCGGCGAGCCCGCGGACGCGGAAGACGCGGTGCAGGACGCGTTCGTCGCCGCGCTGAAGCGCATTGAGGAGTGCCGCTCTCCGGACCAGTTCGGCGCGTGGCTGTGCGCCATCGTGCGCAACCGCGCGCGCGACCGGCGGCGGTTCGAATCCGTTCGCGGCGCGCTGCCGCTGGACGCTGCGGCGAACACGGCGTGCGGCGACGACCCGCTGCGCGACGCGGAGGAGAGCCAGGTGCGCACGGACCTTCTGGCGGCGATGGAGGGCTTGACGCCGCTCCAGCGCGAGGTGGTGCTGCTGTACGACTGGGAGGGCTGGAGCCACAAGGAGATCGGGGCCCGGCTGGGCATCAGCAGCGGGTCCGCCCGCGTGCACCTCTTCAACGCGCGGCGGGCCCTGCGGGGCTGGCTGGCCGGGCGACACATGGAGAAGCCGTGA